The proteins below come from a single Streptomyces sp. SCSIO 75703 genomic window:
- a CDS encoding DNA-formamidopyrimidine glycosylase family protein, whose product MPELPEVEALRDFLTEHLTGREIVRVLPVAISVLKTYDPAPAALEGRRVTAVHRYGKFLDVATEDGPHLVTHLARAGWLRWQDPLPDGVPRPGKGPLALRVALETGAGFDLTEAGTQKRLAVYVVTDPTLVPGVARLGPDPLADDFDEARLAALLRTERRQVKGALRDQSLIAGIGNAYSDEILHAARMSPFKLAASLTPEETTRLHTALRTTLTEAVERSRGLAAGRLKAEKKSGLRVHGRTGEPCPVCGDTIREVSFSDSSLQYCPTCQTGGRPLADRRLSRLLK is encoded by the coding sequence ATGCCCGAACTGCCCGAGGTCGAGGCGCTCAGGGACTTCCTCACCGAGCACCTCACCGGCCGTGAGATCGTCCGGGTGCTGCCCGTGGCCATCAGCGTCCTGAAGACGTACGATCCCGCGCCCGCCGCCCTGGAGGGGCGCCGGGTCACCGCCGTCCACCGGTACGGCAAGTTCCTCGACGTGGCGACCGAGGACGGCCCGCACCTGGTGACCCACCTGGCCCGCGCCGGCTGGCTGCGCTGGCAGGACCCCCTCCCCGACGGCGTGCCCCGCCCCGGCAAGGGCCCCCTCGCGCTACGCGTCGCCCTGGAGACCGGCGCGGGCTTCGACCTCACGGAGGCCGGCACCCAGAAGCGGCTCGCCGTGTACGTCGTCACCGACCCGACGCTGGTACCCGGCGTGGCCCGGCTCGGCCCCGACCCGCTCGCCGACGACTTCGACGAGGCCCGCCTCGCCGCGCTGCTGCGCACCGAGCGCCGGCAGGTCAAGGGCGCCCTGCGCGACCAGAGCCTGATCGCGGGCATCGGCAACGCCTACAGCGACGAGATCCTGCACGCCGCGAGGATGTCCCCGTTCAAACTGGCCGCCTCCCTCACCCCGGAGGAGACCACCCGCCTGCACACGGCCCTGCGCACCACGCTCACCGAGGCGGTCGAGCGCTCCCGGGGCCTGGCGGCGGGGCGGCTGAAGGCCGAGAAGAAGAGCGGGCTGCGGGTGCACGGGCGCACGGGCGAACCCTGCCCGGTCTGCGGGGACACCATCCGGGAGGTCTCCTTCAGCGACTCCTCCCTCCAGTACTGCCCGACCTGCCAGACCGGCGGCCGGCCCCTCGCCGACCGGCGTCTGTCCCGGCTCCTCAAGTAG